A window of the Thermoleophilia bacterium SCSIO 60948 genome harbors these coding sequences:
- a CDS encoding trimeric intracellular cation channel family protein — MDDPFGLDQTLLLVLNLTGTFVFAISGGLAAVKARLDLFGVIVLANVVGMAGGIIRDLLIGVPPETFGDWRFLATATAAGVVCFYARPLLDRLERPVLTFDAIGLSLFCVTGATKALDLGLGPAQAIALGTITGIGGGILRDILLRNVPVVLRQELYAVPALLGAAIVVVGDEIGASGVLFAFLGAGVCLTVRLLALQYGLHMPVAPSERDRSEEE, encoded by the coding sequence ATGGACGATCCGTTCGGCCTCGACCAGACGCTGCTCCTCGTGCTCAACCTCACGGGCACGTTCGTGTTCGCGATCTCCGGCGGGCTCGCCGCGGTCAAAGCCAGGCTCGACCTCTTCGGCGTCATCGTGCTCGCGAACGTCGTCGGTATGGCCGGCGGGATCATCCGCGACCTGCTGATCGGAGTGCCGCCGGAAACGTTCGGCGACTGGCGCTTCCTGGCGACCGCGACCGCCGCCGGCGTCGTCTGCTTCTACGCCCGGCCGTTGCTCGACCGGCTCGAGCGACCCGTGCTGACCTTCGACGCGATCGGGCTCTCGCTCTTCTGCGTGACCGGCGCGACGAAGGCGCTCGACCTCGGGCTCGGGCCAGCCCAGGCGATCGCGCTCGGCACGATCACAGGCATCGGCGGCGGCATCCTGCGCGACATCCTGCTGCGCAACGTCCCCGTGGTGCTGCGCCAGGAGCTCTACGCGGTCCCGGCTCTCCTCGGCGCGGCGATCGTCGTGGTCGGCGACGAGATCGGCGCCTCAGGCGTCTTGTTCGCGTTCCTCGGGGCCGGCGTGTGCCTGACCGTGCGACTGCTCGCGTTGCAATACGGGCTCCACATGCCCGTCGCGCCGAGCGAGCGCGACCGGTCCGAGGAAGAGTGA
- a CDS encoding 5,10-methylenetetrahydrofolate reductase: MDLRRRVTSRDGEFLLFALTPPKLSTTPEEARAIAERTVARLEPLDLDGLVLYDIDDEADRNPAERPFPFLPTMDPQDYVERHLTDWRTPVIVYRATAKYTEGELRDWIVSQDPGRRMAVFVGAPSCERRVATTLRRAQQLRAETSPDLLLGAVAIPERHTLKGDEHHRLIAKQEAGCSFFVTQVVYDVNAAKNLVSDYAYACRDRGVDPVPIVFTFSVCGSMKTLEFLRWLGVAVPRWIENDLRHADDTLDASLEHAELTAIELISFCRRLGVPFGINVESVSIRRVEIEASVRLAERVRRELERD; this comes from the coding sequence ATGGACCTGCGACGGCGCGTCACCTCGCGCGATGGCGAGTTCCTCCTCTTCGCGCTGACCCCGCCGAAGCTGTCGACCACCCCCGAGGAGGCCCGGGCTATTGCTGAGAGGACCGTCGCCAGGCTCGAGCCGCTCGACCTCGACGGCCTGGTCCTCTACGACATCGACGACGAGGCGGACCGCAATCCCGCCGAGCGGCCATTCCCGTTCCTGCCCACGATGGACCCGCAGGATTACGTGGAGCGACACCTCACGGACTGGCGGACGCCGGTCATCGTCTACCGCGCGACCGCGAAGTACACCGAGGGCGAGCTCCGCGACTGGATCGTCTCCCAGGACCCCGGGCGACGGATGGCCGTGTTCGTCGGCGCCCCGTCATGCGAGCGGCGCGTCGCGACCACGCTTCGCAGAGCGCAGCAACTCCGCGCCGAGACTTCGCCCGACCTCCTCCTCGGCGCCGTCGCCATACCCGAGCGCCACACCCTCAAGGGCGACGAGCACCACAGGCTGATCGCCAAGCAGGAGGCCGGTTGCTCGTTCTTCGTCACCCAGGTCGTCTACGACGTGAACGCCGCCAAGAACCTGGTCTCCGACTACGCATACGCGTGCCGTGACCGCGGCGTCGATCCGGTCCCGATCGTGTTCACGTTCTCGGTCTGCGGATCGATGAAGACGCTCGAGTTCCTGCGCTGGCTCGGGGTCGCGGTTCCGCGCTGGATCGAGAACGACCTGCGCCACGCCGACGACACCCTCGACGCGTCGCTCGAGCACGCCGAGCTGACCGCCATCGAGCTGATCTCCTTCTGCCGGCGGCTCGGCGTCCCGTTCGGCATCAATGTCGAGTCGGTCTCGATCCGCCGTGTAGAGATCGAGGCGAGCGTGCGGTTGGCGGAGCGAGTGCGCCGGGAGCTCGAGCGAGACTAG
- a CDS encoding cupin domain-containing protein, with the protein MPFTHHNLKRDIPDVGSNFDGADDLEFHLATKPLGLEQSGLSHQRIPPNYRFPYGHVHERQEEVYVVVRGGGRMALNDEVIELAEWDVVRVPPGTWRGYEAGPDGMEILVFGAPNLGDDPRGDVTGERDWWAE; encoded by the coding sequence ATGCCCTTCACCCACCACAACCTCAAGCGCGACATCCCCGACGTCGGCTCGAACTTCGACGGCGCCGACGACCTCGAGTTCCACCTCGCCACCAAGCCGCTCGGCCTCGAGCAGTCCGGGCTCTCCCACCAGCGGATCCCGCCGAACTACCGCTTCCCCTACGGCCACGTCCACGAGCGCCAGGAGGAGGTCTACGTCGTCGTGCGCGGCGGCGGGCGGATGGCACTGAATGACGAGGTGATCGAGCTGGCCGAGTGGGACGTCGTGCGCGTCCCGCCGGGCACGTGGCGCGGGTACGAGGCCGGGCCCGACGGCATGGAGATCCTCGTCTTCGGCGCGCCCAACCTCGGCGACGATCCGCGCGGCGACGTCACCGGTGAGCGCGACTGGTGGGCTGAGTAG